The Anser cygnoides isolate HZ-2024a breed goose chromosome 19, Taihu_goose_T2T_genome, whole genome shotgun sequence genome contains a region encoding:
- the EPN3 gene encoding epsin-3 isoform X2, producing the protein MTTSALRRQVKNIVHNYSEAEIKVREATSNDPWGPPSSLMSEIADLTFNTVAFAEVMGMIWRRLNDSGKNWRHVYKALTLLDYLIKTGSEKVTHQCRENLYTIQTLKDFQYVDRDGKDQGINIREKVKQVMALLKDEERLKQERAHALQTKERMALEGMGSGSHQAAYGRRTSPYGDDYGRTRGSPSSFNSSSSSPRFASDLEQARPQTTGEEELQLQLALAMSREEAEKEVRAWQGENSLLQRALEETAQGGEEEEEEDKMKKSQSSILELADIFGPVPAPSSHTSVDPWDVPDVKPKAEPVAWTGTTDPWVPVPAGSGEPLPQASASSQQTPAGPWDFHPAAADPWGKAPAPSGFSPGDPWGTTSPPAQGSGAVPATDPWAAVAEPPPNAAAGGDAFDLFAKPPEAAEQPEPEHSQLPSSAKSSSPAELDPFGDLFPSTKQDGAKSFDLTNLADSLAESCKERKDCKTPEAFLGPAASSLVNLDSLVAPPQAAKTRNPFLSGLSTPSPTNPFSLAEQPKPTLNQMRTSSPVPGLPAGLPVNAMTYSASLPLPLSSVPAALPASASAFPQAGAGPFPELPSTLPQPLLPLSGPPAPPASQGGLNPFL; encoded by the exons ATGACGACCTCGGCCCTGCGCCGGCAGGTGAAGAACATCGTGCACAACTACTCGGAGGCGGAGATCAAGGTGCGAGAGGCCACCTCCAACGACCCCTGGGggcctcccagctccctgaTGTCGGAGATCGCGGACCTCACCTTCAACACGGTGGCCTTCGCCGAGGTCATGGGCATGATCTGGCGGCGGCTGAACGACAGCGGCAAGAACTGGCGCCACGTGTACAAAGCCCTCACCCTGCTGGACTACCTCATCAAAACCGGCTCCGAGAAGGTGACCCACCAGTGCCGGGAGAACCTCTACACCATCCAGACGCTGAAGGACTTCCAGTACGTGGACCGCGACGGCAAGGACCAGGGCATCAACATCCGGGAGAAGGTGAAGCAGGTGATGGCGCTGCTCAAGgacgaggagcggctgaagcAGGAGCGGGCGCACGCGCTGCAGACCAAGGAGCGCATGGCCCTTGAGGGCATGGGCAGTGGCAGCCACCAGGCCGCCTACGGCCGCCGCACTTCGCCCTACGGCGACGACTACGGCCGGACGCGGGGCTCGCCCTCCTCCTTTAACT cATCGTCCTCATCCCCACGGTTCGCCTCTGACCTGGAGCAAGCGAGGCCGCAGACGACGGGcgaggaggagctgcagctgcagctcgcCCTGGCCATGAGTCGGGAGGAGGCCGAGAAG GAGGTGAGGGCTTGGCAAGGGGAGAACTCCCTGCTGCAGAGAGCCTTGGAGGAGACTGCccagggtggggaggaagaggaggaagaggataaGATGAAGAAAAGCCAG TCCTCTATCCTGGAGCTGGCAGATATATTCGGGCCGGTGCCAGCCCCCTCCAGCCACACGTCTGTCGACCCATGGGATGTGCCAG ATGTGAAACCCAAAGCGGAGCCGGTAGCCTGGACCGGCACGACGGACCCCTGGGTGCCCGTACCGGCTGGCAGCGGGgagcccctgccccaggcaaGCGCCTCGTCCCAGCAAACCCCCGCCGGGCCCTGGGATTTCCACCCCGCCGCCGCCGATCCGTGGGGGAAGGCACCTGCCCCTTCTGGCTTCTCTCCTGGGGACCCCTGGGGGACGACGTCCCCTCCTGCCCAGGGCTCCGGTGCTGTGCCGGCAACCGACCCTTGGGCTGCTGTGGCTGAGCCACCTCCTAACGCCG ctgcagggggggACGCTTTCGACCTGTTTGCAAAACCTCCCGAGGCGGCTGAGCAGCCGGAGCCGGAGCATTCGCAGCTGCCCTCCTCGGCCAAGTCCAGCAGCCCCGCGG AGCTGGACCCCTTCGGAGACCTGTTCCCCAGCACCAAGCAGGATGGGGCGAAGAGCTTCGACCTCACCAACCTGGCAGACTCCCTAGCCGAGTCCTGCAAGGAGCGGAAGGACTGTAAAACCCCCGAGGCCTTCCttggccccgccgcctcctccctgGTCAACCTGGACTCCCTGGTCGCGCCGCCGCAGGCAGCCAAGACGCGCAACCCTTTCCTCTCGG GTCTCAGCACGCCGTCCCCCACCAACCCCTTCAGCCTCGCCGAGCAGCCCAAGCCCACGCTCAACCAGATGCGGACCAGCTCGCCCGTGCCCGGCCTGCCCGCGGGCCTCCCCGTCAACGCCATGACCTACAGCGCCTCGCTGCCGCTGCCGCTCAGCAGcgtccccgccgccctccccgcctCCGCCAGTGCCTTCCCCCAGGCCGGCGCCGGGCCCTTCCCcgagctccccagcaccctgccgcAGCCCTTACTGCCGCTGagcggccccccggcccccccggcctcgCAGGGGGGCCTCAACCCCTTCCTCTGA
- the EPN3 gene encoding epsin-3 isoform X3 has protein sequence MTTSALRRQVKNIVHNYSEAEIKVREATSNDPWGPPSSLMSEIADLTFNTVAFAEVMGMIWRRLNDSGKNWRHVYKALTLLDYLIKTGSEKVTHQCRENLYTIQTLKDFQYVDRDGKDQGINIREKVKQVMALLKDEERLKQERAHALQTKERMALEGMGSGSHQAAYGRRTSPYGDDYGRTRGSPSSFNSSSSSPRFASDLEQARPQTTGEEELQLQLALAMSREEAEKKPLPPLSSTDEERQLQLALALSKEEHEKEVRAWQGENSLLQRALEETAQGGEEEEEEDKMKKSQSSILELADIFGPVPAPSSHTSVDPWDVPDVKPKAEPVAWTGTTDPWVPVPAGSGEPLPQASASSQQTPAGPWDFHPAAADPWGKAPAPSGFSPGDPWGTTSPPAQGSGAVPATDPWAAVAEPPPNAELDPFGDLFPSTKQDGAKSFDLTNLADSLAESCKERKDCKTPEAFLGPAASSLVNLDSLVAPPQAAKTRNPFLSGLSTPSPTNPFSLAEQPKPTLNQMRTSSPVPGLPAGLPVNAMTYSASLPLPLSSVPAALPASASAFPQAGAGPFPELPSTLPQPLLPLSGPPAPPASQGGLNPFL, from the exons ATGACGACCTCGGCCCTGCGCCGGCAGGTGAAGAACATCGTGCACAACTACTCGGAGGCGGAGATCAAGGTGCGAGAGGCCACCTCCAACGACCCCTGGGggcctcccagctccctgaTGTCGGAGATCGCGGACCTCACCTTCAACACGGTGGCCTTCGCCGAGGTCATGGGCATGATCTGGCGGCGGCTGAACGACAGCGGCAAGAACTGGCGCCACGTGTACAAAGCCCTCACCCTGCTGGACTACCTCATCAAAACCGGCTCCGAGAAGGTGACCCACCAGTGCCGGGAGAACCTCTACACCATCCAGACGCTGAAGGACTTCCAGTACGTGGACCGCGACGGCAAGGACCAGGGCATCAACATCCGGGAGAAGGTGAAGCAGGTGATGGCGCTGCTCAAGgacgaggagcggctgaagcAGGAGCGGGCGCACGCGCTGCAGACCAAGGAGCGCATGGCCCTTGAGGGCATGGGCAGTGGCAGCCACCAGGCCGCCTACGGCCGCCGCACTTCGCCCTACGGCGACGACTACGGCCGGACGCGGGGCTCGCCCTCCTCCTTTAACT cATCGTCCTCATCCCCACGGTTCGCCTCTGACCTGGAGCAAGCGAGGCCGCAGACGACGGGcgaggaggagctgcagctgcagctcgcCCTGGCCATGAGTCGGGAGGAGGCCGAGAAG AAGCCACTTCCTCCACTTTCCAGTACAGACGAAGAAAGGCAATTGCAGCTAGCGCTCGCGCTGAGCAAAGAGGAGCACGAGAAG GAGGTGAGGGCTTGGCAAGGGGAGAACTCCCTGCTGCAGAGAGCCTTGGAGGAGACTGCccagggtggggaggaagaggaggaagaggataaGATGAAGAAAAGCCAG TCCTCTATCCTGGAGCTGGCAGATATATTCGGGCCGGTGCCAGCCCCCTCCAGCCACACGTCTGTCGACCCATGGGATGTGCCAG ATGTGAAACCCAAAGCGGAGCCGGTAGCCTGGACCGGCACGACGGACCCCTGGGTGCCCGTACCGGCTGGCAGCGGGgagcccctgccccaggcaaGCGCCTCGTCCCAGCAAACCCCCGCCGGGCCCTGGGATTTCCACCCCGCCGCCGCCGATCCGTGGGGGAAGGCACCTGCCCCTTCTGGCTTCTCTCCTGGGGACCCCTGGGGGACGACGTCCCCTCCTGCCCAGGGCTCCGGTGCTGTGCCGGCAACCGACCCTTGGGCTGCTGTGGCTGAGCCACCTCCTAACGCCG AGCTGGACCCCTTCGGAGACCTGTTCCCCAGCACCAAGCAGGATGGGGCGAAGAGCTTCGACCTCACCAACCTGGCAGACTCCCTAGCCGAGTCCTGCAAGGAGCGGAAGGACTGTAAAACCCCCGAGGCCTTCCttggccccgccgcctcctccctgGTCAACCTGGACTCCCTGGTCGCGCCGCCGCAGGCAGCCAAGACGCGCAACCCTTTCCTCTCGG GTCTCAGCACGCCGTCCCCCACCAACCCCTTCAGCCTCGCCGAGCAGCCCAAGCCCACGCTCAACCAGATGCGGACCAGCTCGCCCGTGCCCGGCCTGCCCGCGGGCCTCCCCGTCAACGCCATGACCTACAGCGCCTCGCTGCCGCTGCCGCTCAGCAGcgtccccgccgccctccccgcctCCGCCAGTGCCTTCCCCCAGGCCGGCGCCGGGCCCTTCCCcgagctccccagcaccctgccgcAGCCCTTACTGCCGCTGagcggccccccggcccccccggcctcgCAGGGGGGCCTCAACCCCTTCCTCTGA
- the EPN3 gene encoding epsin-3 isoform X1, whose product MTTSALRRQVKNIVHNYSEAEIKVREATSNDPWGPPSSLMSEIADLTFNTVAFAEVMGMIWRRLNDSGKNWRHVYKALTLLDYLIKTGSEKVTHQCRENLYTIQTLKDFQYVDRDGKDQGINIREKVKQVMALLKDEERLKQERAHALQTKERMALEGMGSGSHQAAYGRRTSPYGDDYGRTRGSPSSFNSSSSSPRFASDLEQARPQTTGEEELQLQLALAMSREEAEKKPLPPLSSTDEERQLQLALALSKEEHEKEVRAWQGENSLLQRALEETAQGGEEEEEEDKMKKSQSSILELADIFGPVPAPSSHTSVDPWDVPDVKPKAEPVAWTGTTDPWVPVPAGSGEPLPQASASSQQTPAGPWDFHPAAADPWGKAPAPSGFSPGDPWGTTSPPAQGSGAVPATDPWAAVAEPPPNAAAGGDAFDLFAKPPEAAEQPEPEHSQLPSSAKSSSPAELDPFGDLFPSTKQDGAKSFDLTNLADSLAESCKERKDCKTPEAFLGPAASSLVNLDSLVAPPQAAKTRNPFLSGLSTPSPTNPFSLAEQPKPTLNQMRTSSPVPGLPAGLPVNAMTYSASLPLPLSSVPAALPASASAFPQAGAGPFPELPSTLPQPLLPLSGPPAPPASQGGLNPFL is encoded by the exons ATGACGACCTCGGCCCTGCGCCGGCAGGTGAAGAACATCGTGCACAACTACTCGGAGGCGGAGATCAAGGTGCGAGAGGCCACCTCCAACGACCCCTGGGggcctcccagctccctgaTGTCGGAGATCGCGGACCTCACCTTCAACACGGTGGCCTTCGCCGAGGTCATGGGCATGATCTGGCGGCGGCTGAACGACAGCGGCAAGAACTGGCGCCACGTGTACAAAGCCCTCACCCTGCTGGACTACCTCATCAAAACCGGCTCCGAGAAGGTGACCCACCAGTGCCGGGAGAACCTCTACACCATCCAGACGCTGAAGGACTTCCAGTACGTGGACCGCGACGGCAAGGACCAGGGCATCAACATCCGGGAGAAGGTGAAGCAGGTGATGGCGCTGCTCAAGgacgaggagcggctgaagcAGGAGCGGGCGCACGCGCTGCAGACCAAGGAGCGCATGGCCCTTGAGGGCATGGGCAGTGGCAGCCACCAGGCCGCCTACGGCCGCCGCACTTCGCCCTACGGCGACGACTACGGCCGGACGCGGGGCTCGCCCTCCTCCTTTAACT cATCGTCCTCATCCCCACGGTTCGCCTCTGACCTGGAGCAAGCGAGGCCGCAGACGACGGGcgaggaggagctgcagctgcagctcgcCCTGGCCATGAGTCGGGAGGAGGCCGAGAAG AAGCCACTTCCTCCACTTTCCAGTACAGACGAAGAAAGGCAATTGCAGCTAGCGCTCGCGCTGAGCAAAGAGGAGCACGAGAAG GAGGTGAGGGCTTGGCAAGGGGAGAACTCCCTGCTGCAGAGAGCCTTGGAGGAGACTGCccagggtggggaggaagaggaggaagaggataaGATGAAGAAAAGCCAG TCCTCTATCCTGGAGCTGGCAGATATATTCGGGCCGGTGCCAGCCCCCTCCAGCCACACGTCTGTCGACCCATGGGATGTGCCAG ATGTGAAACCCAAAGCGGAGCCGGTAGCCTGGACCGGCACGACGGACCCCTGGGTGCCCGTACCGGCTGGCAGCGGGgagcccctgccccaggcaaGCGCCTCGTCCCAGCAAACCCCCGCCGGGCCCTGGGATTTCCACCCCGCCGCCGCCGATCCGTGGGGGAAGGCACCTGCCCCTTCTGGCTTCTCTCCTGGGGACCCCTGGGGGACGACGTCCCCTCCTGCCCAGGGCTCCGGTGCTGTGCCGGCAACCGACCCTTGGGCTGCTGTGGCTGAGCCACCTCCTAACGCCG ctgcagggggggACGCTTTCGACCTGTTTGCAAAACCTCCCGAGGCGGCTGAGCAGCCGGAGCCGGAGCATTCGCAGCTGCCCTCCTCGGCCAAGTCCAGCAGCCCCGCGG AGCTGGACCCCTTCGGAGACCTGTTCCCCAGCACCAAGCAGGATGGGGCGAAGAGCTTCGACCTCACCAACCTGGCAGACTCCCTAGCCGAGTCCTGCAAGGAGCGGAAGGACTGTAAAACCCCCGAGGCCTTCCttggccccgccgcctcctccctgGTCAACCTGGACTCCCTGGTCGCGCCGCCGCAGGCAGCCAAGACGCGCAACCCTTTCCTCTCGG GTCTCAGCACGCCGTCCCCCACCAACCCCTTCAGCCTCGCCGAGCAGCCCAAGCCCACGCTCAACCAGATGCGGACCAGCTCGCCCGTGCCCGGCCTGCCCGCGGGCCTCCCCGTCAACGCCATGACCTACAGCGCCTCGCTGCCGCTGCCGCTCAGCAGcgtccccgccgccctccccgcctCCGCCAGTGCCTTCCCCCAGGCCGGCGCCGGGCCCTTCCCcgagctccccagcaccctgccgcAGCCCTTACTGCCGCTGagcggccccccggcccccccggcctcgCAGGGGGGCCTCAACCCCTTCCTCTGA